From Campylobacter pinnipediorum subsp. caledonicus:
TGATTATCTTTTTTTTGGTTAAAAATGGCTCTTTTTGTTCTTGCTCTTGTTCTTGCTCTTCGTTTTGATCATCTTCTTGTAAACTTTCAATGGAGACCAATTCATCTGGCTTATCATCTTCGCCAGGTGGTTTTAAAACTACCTCATCTTCTGACACTACATATACCTTTTAAGAACTTCTGGAATTTCTATTGTGCCATCTTGGTTTTGATAATTTTCCATTATAGCAATAAGTGTTCTACCTACAGCCAAACTTGATCCATTTAGTGTGTGAACTAAGGTATTTTTTGATCCATTTTTATAACGAATTTTTGCTCTTCTTGCTTGAAAATCCCTAGTATTTGATACAGAACTTATCTCTCTAAATTTATTAGCAGAAGGCAACCAAACCTCAAGGTCTATCGTTTTTGCAGCACTAAAACCAAGATCCCCGCTGCATAAAAGCATATGGCGATGTGGTAGGCCAAGTGAAGCAAGCAAATCAGAAGCACAATCAACCATATCTTGAAGCGTCTTTTCGCTATCTTCCGGTTTTGTGATACAAACCAATTCAACTTTTTCAAATTGATGTTGTCTTATCATTCCCCTCGTATCTCTCCCAGCACTTCCAGCCTCTTTTCTAAAACAAGCAGAATAACAAGTCATCTTTATAGGAAGCTCTTCTTCCGGGATAATTTCATCATTATATATATTTGTTACCGGAACCTCGCTGGTAGGTATAAGATACAAATCTTCTCCATCAACTTTATACAAATCCTCTTCAAATTTTGGAAGCTGTCCAGTTCCATAAAGTGTATTTGAACTAACCAAAAAAGGAACATTTACAAGCTCAAATCCTCTTGAATTATTAAAATCTATCATATAATTTACCAAAGCCCTACTAAGTCTAGCCATCTGTCCTTTTATGATAGTAAATCTAGACCCAGAAATTTTTACACCTCTTTCAAAGTCCAAATCAGGACTTAGTTCATAATGTGGTTTCGGTTCAAAGCTAAACTCTCTTGGTGTCAATACCTCTTTTATACATACATTGTCATTTTCATCTTCGCCAAAAGGCACATCATCATCTATAATATTTGGGACACTATTTGCTATATCTGAAAGTTTTGCTTCTAGCTCTTTTACTATCTCGCTTTTTGAGCTTATAGCCTCTTTGTTTTGGCTAAGTTCTTGTTTTAATCCTGAAACATCAGCACCACTTCTGGCTAAATTTCCAAGCTCTTTGCTTTTTGAGTTTTGGATAGCTTGCAAGTTTTCAAGCTCTATTTTTTCTTTTTTTAAGGTATTAAAAGTTTGCAAAAGGGTCTCAAGTAGCTCTTCATTTGTCTTTTTGCCACGAAGTTTTTTTACAAATTCATCATAATTGCTATCAAGAAGTTTTAAGTTTATCATTGTTTTTCCTTATTAATAAATTCCAGTAGTCTGTCTTACTTTTTCAATCAAAGGCAAAGCTACATCTTTGGCTTTTTTTGCACCGTTTTCTAAGATTTTTTCTATTTCATTTGTATTATTTATATAATAATCAAATTTCTCTCTCGCATCAGCAAAATAATCCCAAACAAGCTCATTTAGATACATTTTAAAATGTCCGTGACCCTCTCCGCCTCGTTCATATCTAGCTTGCAAATCTTTTTGTCCATTTTCATCCAAGAATAGCTTGGCGATATTATAGATATTGCAGTTTTTCCAATCCTTTGGAGCCTCTAGAGGCTCTGAGCTAGTTACGATTTGAGATATTTGCTTTTTTAATCCTTTTGCATCAGAAAAGATATCTATGGTGTTTTTATAACTTTTACTCATCTTTGCACCATCAACACCAGGAACAGTCGCCACATTTTCATCAACCTTATAATTTGGAAGTTTTAAAATATCTCCGTGGTCGTTGTTAAATTTCAAGGCTATATCTCTTGCTATCTCAACGTGTTGAATTTGATCCTTTCCGACAGGCACAACATCAGCACTATACATCAAAATATCAGCCGCCATAAGCACAGGATAACTAAATAATCCGTGATTTGCACTTATGCCTTTTGCTGTTTTATCTTTGTAACTATGCGCTCTTTCAAGTAACCCCATAGGTGTGTATTGACTCAAAATCCAATACAATTCAAGAACTTCTTTCACATCACTTTGAACCCAAAATGTTGATTTATCAGGGTCAATTCCAAGCGATAAAAATGCAGCAGCAGCTTCTAGTGTGTTTTGTCTTAAGGTTTTTGCTTCACTAGTTGAAGTCATAGCGTGATAATTTGCTATAAAGATAAACATATCGCTATTTTCTTGAGCATTTAGCATTTGTTTTATACTTGCAAAATAATTTCCAAGGTGCAATTTGCCTGATGGTTGAAGTCCTGTTAATACTCTCAAATCTAATCCTTTATTTTGTTTTTTATCTCTTTTGCTATTTGTTTTAAGGTTTTGTTTTCTATACAAACCACAATATCAGCTTTTTTTTGATAAATTTCTTCTCTTTGCAAAAATATTTTTTTTGCTTCATCTAAATTTTTTAAAAGTGGTCTTTTTTCAAAATCAGCTTTTGAATTCTCACCATTTTGCAATCTTTGTATAATAAACTCAAAACTTGATTTTAGATATATTATTTTTCCTATTTGTTTTATACTTTTAGTATTTACAAAGCCACCGCCGGTTGAGATAATGGCATTTGTTATGTTTTTGGCTAAAAAACTACAAAGCTTCTTTTCTAAATCTCTAAAATAACTTTCCCCTTTTGTTTCAAATATCCTAGGTATGCTCATACCTTCGCTATTTTCTATTAGATTATCACTATCAAGGTTAAACATTTTTAGGCTTTTTGCAAGTTCTCTTGCAACAGAGCTTTTACCAGCACCCATAAAGCCTATTAAAACCAAGTTTTCACCCTTCATCTTCGTTTGTTTCTCCGCGTTTTTTAGGTATGAATTTTATAGGAACACCGCTTAGGTTAAAACTAGCTCTTAGTTTATTTGATAAGTAGCGTCTATAACTAAAATGCAAAGCCTTTGGTCTATTCATTATAAGTGCTATTTTTGGTGGCGCAAAAGCAAATTGAACGGCATAATAAATTTTTACAGATTTACCCTTGTCGTGTGGCAGTGGATGTGTCTTTGTTGCTTCTGATATTACTTCGTTTAATTTTGATGTTTGAAGTTTTTGTGTGAAATTTTCATAAACTTCGTTTATTATAGAGTATACCTTATGGACTCTTTTTCCACCGAGTGCGGATACACTTATGATAGGTGCATAAGCTAGGAATTTAAATCTATCTTTTATATCTTTTACCATCTCATCAAACTCTACTTGCGACTTATCCCATTTATTTAAAACTATAATTATCCCCAAATCAAACTTAGATGCAAGTCCGGCTATTCTCTCATCTAGCTCGCTAAAAGGTTCTGAGCTATCAAGGACTAAAAGTGCTATATCTGTATTTTCTAAAATTTTTTGTGTTCTATTTAGTGCGTATTTTTCAATGCCTTCTATCTTACCCCTTCTTCTTATACCAGCCGTATCTACAAACTCATAAATTTTGCCATCATTTTCATAAACTTCATTTACAGGGTCTATTGTGGTTCCAGCTACATCGCTAACAACGGCACGAGAGTCTTTTACCAAGGCATTTAATAAACTTGATTTTCCAACATTAACGCGCCCTATTATCCCAACTCTTATATTTTTGTTTTCAAAGTCTTGTTTTGTTTCTAAATTATCATCTATCTCATCTAAAAAATCATCAAAATCATCGCTTTCATCAGGTATAATCTCATCTTTTAGATGTTTTTCTATCCAATCACTAAGCTCATCTATGCCGGTATTGTGGCTAACTGATATACTAAATACATCTTTTGCACCAAAGCTTATAAACTCCCAAGCCCTTTGTTCATCTTTTTTGCTATCACATTTATTTATCACTAAACAAATGGGAAGTTTTTGTTTGCTTAGTTCATAAAAAAGCTCTCTATCTTCATCATCTGGCATCATCTTGCCATCAACCATATAAACGATAGCATCAGACTCTTTTACTTCATTTAGAGTTTTTGCTTTTACATTGCGAAACAATTCAGAGCTATCATCAAGACCTCCTGAATCTATCAGTAAACATCTTTTATCATAGATGTTTATTATGGCTTTATTTGTATCTCTTGTTGTTCCACTAACATCGCTAGTTATCGCAATTCTCTGTCTTGCTAGTCTATTAAACAGCGAACTCTTTCCGACATTTGGCTTACCTACTAATATAATCTTTTGCACTTTTTTCCTTTTTTAAAGTCAATATTATACAAAATTTAAGCTTTTTGTTCGTTAATTTGAGTAAAATATATGTTTAAATTTAAAGGTATTATTTTGTTTCGTAGAATTATTATAAGAAATTTAGGCATTTATTATATGATTATTGCCTCTATTTTATTTGCTTTCACTGGTGCTTTTGCCAAAATTTTAAGCAGCGATTTACCATCCATTGAAGTCGTTTTTTTTAGAAATTTAATAGGCTTAATGATGATACTATATGCCATTTTTAAAAAGCCATTAAATCAAAAAGGCGGGCATATATTTTTACTTATGTTCCGTGGTTTTGTAGGAACAATAGCACTTTTTGCATTTTTTTATAATATAGCTCATATAAATTTAGGAGCGGCATTTACCTTTTCAAAAACAAGTCCAATTTTTACAGCTATCTTAGCGGCATTTGTGTTTAAAGAATCACTTAGCTTTAAAGGCTGGGGAGCGATATTTTTAGGTTTTATTGGGATACTTTTTATCATTCAACCAAACCTAGGTATAAGCAAAACAGATTGGCTTGGGATTTGGAGTGGTGTTGGAGCAGCACTTGCATATACAAGCGTCAGGGAATTAAAAAAGAGTTATGATACAAAGGTTATAGTTTTATCTTTTATGGGTTGGGGTTCTTTACTACCGCTTGTTTTTATGGGTATGGCTGAGTTTGTTGAGTATGAGCCGATTGATTTTTTACTATCAAAATTTGTTATGCCAAATATTTGGGATTTAGCAGCAATTATAGCTATGGGAGTCTTTGGACTTTTTTTTCAAGTTTATATGACAAAGGCATATGCGGTCAGCAAAAAAGCTGGAGTTGTGGCAGCCGTCAGTTATCTTGATGTAATTTTTACGATAATTATAGGATTTTTTATGGGTGATAAGCTTCCTGATGGATTAGCTTTTTTTGGTATAATACTTGTTATTCTTAGCGGGATAATAGTTGTAAGGGAGAAATGATGATATTAATAGCTGGTCCTTGCGTAATAGAAAGCGAAGAGCTTGTAATGCAAGTCGCCGAGAGACTACAAGAATTTAATGATAACAAAAATATAGATTTTTATTTTAAGTCAAGTTTTGATAAAGCAAATAGGACAAGTATTTCAAGTTTTCGCGGTCCTGGTTTAGAAAAAGGTTGCGAGATATTGGCAAAAGTAAAAGAGAGATTTGGATATAAAATTTTAACAGATATTCACGAAAGCTATCAAGCACAAAGGGTAGCACAAGTAGCAGATGTGCTTCAAATTCCTGCTTTTTTGTGTCGCCAAACTGATTTACTTGTGGCTGCAGCAAAAACAGATGCCGTTGTAAATATCAAAAAAGGTCAGTTTCTAGCTGCTGATAATATGAAATACTCAGTTAAAAAAGTGCTTGAAACCAGAAATATAAAAGATGAAGGTTATGAAGTAGCAAAGCAAAACAAAGTATGGCTTTGTGAGCGTGGAAGCACATTTGGATATGGAAATTTAGTAGTTGATATGAGAAATTTGCCTATTATGCGTGAGTATGCACCTGTGATATTTGACGCAACACATAGTGTCCAAATGCCTGGGTCTGCAAATGGTAAAAGTGGCGGCGATGCTAGATTTGTGCCGTATTTAGCAAAGGCTGCGGCTAGTGTCGGTGTAGATGGATTTTTTTATGAAACACATATAAACCCTTGCGAGGCGCTTTGCGATGGTTCAAACATGCTAGATATAAGTGAGCTTAAACATCTAGTGGAACAAACTATGAAAATAGAAGAAATTTTAAAAGGATAGATATGAACATTATAGAAGGAAAACTTTCATTAGATGGAAGTGAAAAGATAGCGATAATAAACGCTAGATTTAATCATATAATAACAGATAGGCTAGTTGAGGGTGCAAAAGATGCCTTTTTAAGACACGGTGGAGATGAAAAAAATCTAAGCCTTATTTTAGTGCCTGGCGCATTTGAGATACCTATGGTTTTAGAAAAAGTTTTACAAAGTGGAAAATTTGATGCTGTTTGTTGTGTTGGTGCTGTTATTAGGGGTTCAACTCCGCATTTTGATTATGTATCAGCTGAAACAACAAAAGGTATAGCAAATGTAACATTAAAGCACGGAAAACCTGTAAGTTTCGGTGTTTTAACAGTAGATAGTATAGAACAAGCTATAGAAAGAGCTGGAAGCAAAGCTGGAAATAAAGGCTTTGAAGCTATGGCTGGCATTATAGAAATGCTTAATCTTTATAAAACTTTAAAGGTTTAAAATGGCAACTCGTCATCAAGCTAGACAAGCCGTAGTTTCACTTTTGTATGCTTATGAAATGGGGACAGATAGTAAAGAGTTCTTAGAAGAGTTCTTGGAAGATAAAAAGATAAGAAACGAGAGAAAAACCCAGGTAGTTGAAACTTTTAATAAAATTCTTGAAAAAAAAGATGATATAGATAATGTTTTTAAACAACACCTTAAAGATGAAGATATAAGCAAGGTGGGGCTTGTTGAACGCTCTATTATTAGACTTGGTATAT
This genomic window contains:
- the serS gene encoding serine--tRNA ligase; the protein is MINLKLLDSNYDEFVKKLRGKKTNEELLETLLQTFNTLKKEKIELENLQAIQNSKSKELGNLARSGADVSGLKQELSQNKEAISSKSEIVKELEAKLSDIANSVPNIIDDDVPFGEDENDNVCIKEVLTPREFSFEPKPHYELSPDLDFERGVKISGSRFTIIKGQMARLSRALVNYMIDFNNSRGFELVNVPFLVSSNTLYGTGQLPKFEEDLYKVDGEDLYLIPTSEVPVTNIYNDEIIPEEELPIKMTCYSACFRKEAGSAGRDTRGMIRQHQFEKVELVCITKPEDSEKTLQDMVDCASDLLASLGLPHRHMLLCSGDLGFSAAKTIDLEVWLPSANKFREISSVSNTRDFQARRAKIRYKNGSKNTLVHTLNGSSLAVGRTLIAIMENYQNQDGTIEIPEVLKRYM
- the trpS gene encoding tryptophan--tRNA ligase, which gives rise to MRVLTGLQPSGKLHLGNYFASIKQMLNAQENSDMFIFIANYHAMTSTSEAKTLRQNTLEAAAAFLSLGIDPDKSTFWVQSDVKEVLELYWILSQYTPMGLLERAHSYKDKTAKGISANHGLFSYPVLMAADILMYSADVVPVGKDQIQHVEIARDIALKFNNDHGDILKLPNYKVDENVATVPGVDGAKMSKSYKNTIDIFSDAKGLKKQISQIVTSSEPLEAPKDWKNCNIYNIAKLFLDENGQKDLQARYERGGEGHGHFKMYLNELVWDYFADAREKFDYYINNTNEIEKILENGAKKAKDVALPLIEKVRQTTGIY
- a CDS encoding shikimate kinase; the protein is MKGENLVLIGFMGAGKSSVARELAKSLKMFNLDSDNLIENSEGMSIPRIFETKGESYFRDLEKKLCSFLAKNITNAIISTGGGFVNTKSIKQIGKIIYLKSSFEFIIQRLQNGENSKADFEKRPLLKNLDEAKKIFLQREEIYQKKADIVVCIENKTLKQIAKEIKNKIKD
- the der gene encoding ribosome biogenesis GTPase Der, whose amino-acid sequence is MQKIILVGKPNVGKSSLFNRLARQRIAITSDVSGTTRDTNKAIINIYDKRCLLIDSGGLDDSSELFRNVKAKTLNEVKESDAIVYMVDGKMMPDDEDRELFYELSKQKLPICLVINKCDSKKDEQRAWEFISFGAKDVFSISVSHNTGIDELSDWIEKHLKDEIIPDESDDFDDFLDEIDDNLETKQDFENKNIRVGIIGRVNVGKSSLLNALVKDSRAVVSDVAGTTIDPVNEVYENDGKIYEFVDTAGIRRRGKIEGIEKYALNRTQKILENTDIALLVLDSSEPFSELDERIAGLASKFDLGIIIVLNKWDKSQVEFDEMVKDIKDRFKFLAYAPIISVSALGGKRVHKVYSIINEVYENFTQKLQTSKLNEVISEATKTHPLPHDKGKSVKIYYAVQFAFAPPKIALIMNRPKALHFSYRRYLSNKLRASFNLSGVPIKFIPKKRGETNEDEG
- a CDS encoding DMT family transporter, which codes for MFKFKGIILFRRIIIRNLGIYYMIIASILFAFTGAFAKILSSDLPSIEVVFFRNLIGLMMILYAIFKKPLNQKGGHIFLLMFRGFVGTIALFAFFYNIAHINLGAAFTFSKTSPIFTAILAAFVFKESLSFKGWGAIFLGFIGILFIIQPNLGISKTDWLGIWSGVGAALAYTSVRELKKSYDTKVIVLSFMGWGSLLPLVFMGMAEFVEYEPIDFLLSKFVMPNIWDLAAIIAMGVFGLFFQVYMTKAYAVSKKAGVVAAVSYLDVIFTIIIGFFMGDKLPDGLAFFGIILVILSGIIVVREK
- the kdsA gene encoding 3-deoxy-8-phosphooctulonate synthase, which encodes MILIAGPCVIESEELVMQVAERLQEFNDNKNIDFYFKSSFDKANRTSISSFRGPGLEKGCEILAKVKERFGYKILTDIHESYQAQRVAQVADVLQIPAFLCRQTDLLVAAAKTDAVVNIKKGQFLAADNMKYSVKKVLETRNIKDEGYEVAKQNKVWLCERGSTFGYGNLVVDMRNLPIMREYAPVIFDATHSVQMPGSANGKSGGDARFVPYLAKAAASVGVDGFFYETHINPCEALCDGSNMLDISELKHLVEQTMKIEEILKG
- the ribH gene encoding 6,7-dimethyl-8-ribityllumazine synthase, encoding MNIIEGKLSLDGSEKIAIINARFNHIITDRLVEGAKDAFLRHGGDEKNLSLILVPGAFEIPMVLEKVLQSGKFDAVCCVGAVIRGSTPHFDYVSAETTKGIANVTLKHGKPVSFGVLTVDSIEQAIERAGSKAGNKGFEAMAGIIEMLNLYKTLKV
- the nusB gene encoding transcription antitermination factor NusB is translated as MATRHQARQAVVSLLYAYEMGTDSKEFLEEFLEDKKIRNERKTQVVETFNKILEKKDDIDNVFKQHLKDEDISKVGLVERSIIRLGIFEIKFADTDKAVVINEAIELAKELASDTSPRFVNAILDKVSK